Proteins found in one Lysinibacillus fusiformis genomic segment:
- a CDS encoding IS4 family transposase has translation MKPENIQLLAPLFQILGKNEVKEVGRLSGFIQRERSFSAAQFLHFLFLKKSEIISDSLETLCTDLAEQDIFMTKSALNKRFDERAVTFLETIFGRLFKTQLQLAFPKLTGYTFTRIRILDSTTIKLPDAYQGNFQGVHCSSVKVQVEFDYLTQQLLYFDLMNGRDADNPAGMTRLPLIQERELVLQDLGYFQFDFFKKVHAKGAFYITKTKKDTQLFVEVSHPPRHPNGKLIESRRYKQIHLEEIALDMVRGEYKEWSQLFVGRHEKMPARCILYRLSEEQKKELHKREKRRRQKKQGQVHKNEVEQIPGVVIYLTNVPEDMPASEIHELYRLRWQIELLFKTWKSDLEVDKVKKVKIERWLCHFYLQSIVLLLTEMIMGMMRNDLWVTRKRRISERKTVRLIAKQINRLLKSMWHSKKQLYVYFDTLTRNVSSFCLKCKKRKTS, from the coding sequence ATGAAACCAGAAAATATTCAATTACTTGCGCCACTTTTTCAGATACTTGGGAAAAATGAAGTAAAAGAGGTGGGTAGATTATCGGGTTTTATTCAACGCGAGCGTTCGTTTAGTGCGGCACAATTTTTACACTTTCTGTTTTTGAAAAAGAGTGAGATTATCAGTGATTCGCTTGAAACGCTTTGTACGGACTTGGCGGAGCAGGATATATTTATGACGAAATCGGCTCTTAATAAACGCTTTGATGAACGGGCTGTTACTTTTTTGGAAACCATTTTTGGACGATTATTCAAAACGCAGCTTCAACTCGCCTTCCCCAAGCTAACGGGATACACATTTACTCGAATACGTATTTTAGATAGCACAACGATCAAATTGCCAGATGCCTATCAGGGAAATTTTCAGGGTGTCCATTGTTCGTCTGTTAAAGTGCAAGTGGAGTTTGATTATTTAACCCAACAGCTACTTTATTTTGATTTAATGAACGGACGTGATGCCGATAATCCAGCAGGAATGACGCGATTACCTTTGATTCAGGAGAGAGAACTGGTTCTACAGGATTTAGGCTATTTTCAATTCGATTTTTTTAAAAAGGTGCACGCAAAAGGTGCTTTCTATATCACAAAAACGAAAAAAGATACGCAATTGTTTGTCGAAGTAAGTCATCCACCTCGTCATCCAAATGGGAAATTGATTGAAAGTCGCCGTTACAAACAAATTCATTTAGAAGAAATCGCATTAGATATGGTACGTGGCGAATACAAAGAGTGGTCCCAATTATTTGTAGGACGACACGAAAAAATGCCTGCACGTTGTATTCTCTATCGCCTCTCAGAGGAACAGAAAAAAGAGCTACACAAGCGGGAAAAAAGAAGACGTCAAAAGAAACAAGGGCAAGTCCATAAAAATGAAGTAGAACAAATACCTGGAGTGGTCATCTATTTAACAAATGTACCAGAGGATATGCCAGCAAGTGAAATTCATGAACTTTACCGATTACGCTGGCAAATCGAGCTCTTATTTAAAACATGGAAATCAGATTTAGAAGTCGATAAGGTGAAGAAGGTGAAGATTGAACGATGGTTATGTCATTTCTATCTTCAAAGTATTGTGCTTTTATTGACTGAAATGATCATGGGAATGATGAGAAATGATCTATGGGTGACAAGAAAACGGAGGATTAGTGAAAGAAAGACGGTCCGGTTGATTGCAAAACAAATAAATCGACTTTTAAAAAGTATGTGGCATTCGAAAAAACAGCTATATGTCTATTTCGATACGCTCACCCGAAACGTTTCGTCATTTTGCCTAAAGTGTAAAAAACGCAAAACTTCTTAA
- a CDS encoding YfcC family protein: MENEQGIKKKSWLKVPHTYTIIFAIIFLAGIASYIIPAGEFERVEDEEGRMLVVDGSYHHIESEPVSFFEMFTAVPMGLEKGAQIIFYIFLVSGVFGIIRSTGAIEAGVYKGVKALEGREKLLIPLSMILFSVGGFTMGMAEETIIFVPIGVAIARAMGFDAVTGTAMITLGAASGFFGGMLNPFTVGVAQSLADVPLFSGIGFRAVVYVFVLAFAIFYVSRYAFKVKKNPQASVIYEIEQKAKSNVSAIDIPTLTGKHKFVFIVMACGIGFNIYGVFNWGWFLTQLTASFLIMGLIAGLIGGLKPATIFDSFIEGAKAVTFGALIVGFARAITVVLEQGKIIDTIVYAASETIGHLPHAISAIGMLLIQALLNLFISSGSGQAAATMPIMIPITDLLGLERQVAVLAFQYGDSLTNSIIPTSSALMAYLAVAGIPYEKWIKFIWKMILGWAVIACLALIAAVALGIS, from the coding sequence ATGGAAAATGAACAGGGGATAAAGAAGAAAAGCTGGTTGAAGGTACCTCATACATATACGATTATTTTTGCCATTATTTTTTTAGCAGGTATTGCAAGCTACATCATACCAGCAGGTGAGTTTGAACGTGTAGAGGATGAGGAAGGGCGAATGCTCGTTGTAGATGGAAGCTATCATCATATTGAGAGTGAGCCAGTTTCCTTTTTCGAAATGTTTACAGCCGTTCCAATGGGTCTTGAAAAAGGGGCTCAAATCATTTTCTATATTTTTTTAGTCAGTGGTGTGTTTGGCATTATTCGTTCTACAGGTGCGATTGAGGCTGGTGTCTATAAAGGAGTAAAAGCTTTAGAGGGAAGAGAAAAATTACTTATTCCTTTATCGATGATTTTATTCTCTGTTGGTGGTTTTACAATGGGGATGGCGGAAGAAACAATTATTTTCGTGCCAATTGGTGTGGCCATTGCACGTGCGATGGGCTTTGATGCTGTAACAGGAACTGCCATGATCACTCTTGGTGCTGCCAGTGGATTTTTTGGAGGAATGCTTAATCCCTTTACAGTAGGTGTTGCGCAATCATTAGCAGATGTACCATTATTCTCAGGAATTGGCTTCCGTGCTGTAGTCTATGTTTTTGTTTTAGCTTTTGCGATTTTCTATGTATCTCGTTATGCTTTTAAGGTGAAAAAGAATCCACAGGCAAGCGTTATTTACGAGATTGAGCAAAAAGCTAAATCCAATGTATCTGCGATTGACATCCCAACATTAACAGGCAAGCATAAATTTGTATTCATTGTCATGGCTTGTGGGATTGGCTTTAATATTTATGGTGTCTTTAATTGGGGCTGGTTCTTGACGCAGCTAACTGCATCCTTTTTAATTATGGGGTTAATTGCAGGACTAATTGGTGGTTTAAAACCTGCCACTATTTTTGATTCCTTTATTGAGGGAGCTAAGGCTGTAACGTTTGGAGCTTTAATTGTAGGTTTTGCTCGTGCTATTACGGTTGTTTTAGAGCAGGGGAAAATTATCGATACGATCGTTTATGCGGCATCTGAAACAATTGGACATTTGCCACATGCTATCAGTGCAATCGGCATGTTACTTATCCAAGCCCTTTTGAATTTATTTATTTCATCTGGTAGTGGACAGGCAGCTGCAACAATGCCAATTATGATTCCAATTACGGATTTATTAGGATTAGAACGACAAGTGGCTGTTTTAGCCTTCCAATATGGAGATTCCTTAACGAACTCTATTATCCCTACTTCGTCTGCGTTAATGGCGTATTTAGCCGTTGCAGGTATCCCATATGAAAAGTGGATTAAGTTTATCTGGAAGATGATTCTTGGATGGGCAGTGATTGCGTGTCTAGCGTTGATTGCTGCGGTAGCATTAGGAATATCTTAA
- a CDS encoding DUF2642 domain-containing protein, with protein MTQTRSITNPYLYETFNMMIGQVVVVQTEKNIQKGILLSILPDHMILEMNRTPFFIRMEEIVWVTLETTKK; from the coding sequence ATGACGCAGACGAGAAGTATAACCAATCCATATTTATACGAAACTTTTAACATGATGATTGGTCAGGTAGTAGTTGTGCAAACAGAAAAAAATATTCAAAAAGGTATTTTATTATCCATACTACCTGACCATATGATCCTTGAGATGAATCGTACGCCTTTCTTCATTCGAATGGAGGAAATTGTATGGGTTACATTGGAAACTACAAAAAAATGA
- the dtd gene encoding D-aminoacyl-tRNA deacylase — translation MKVVLQRSKAASVTVDGTVTGAIDHGYVLLVGITHEDTHEDVAYLAKKVANLRLWEDADGKMNHSILEHGGAILSVSQFTLYGDAKKGNRPSFINAARPEAAEPLWEAFNQALREHGLHVETGIFGAMMDVALINDGPVTILLESK, via the coding sequence ATGAAAGTAGTATTACAGCGCAGTAAAGCTGCCTCTGTAACAGTGGACGGAACTGTTACAGGAGCGATTGATCATGGCTATGTTCTTTTAGTGGGGATTACACATGAAGATACACATGAGGATGTTGCCTATTTAGCAAAAAAAGTAGCCAATTTACGTCTTTGGGAAGATGCAGATGGAAAAATGAATCATTCGATCTTAGAGCATGGAGGCGCTATTTTGTCCGTCTCACAATTTACGTTGTATGGGGATGCAAAAAAAGGGAATCGTCCAAGTTTTATAAATGCAGCTAGACCAGAAGCAGCTGAGCCACTGTGGGAGGCCTTTAATCAAGCATTACGCGAGCACGGCTTACATGTGGAAACAGGTATTTTTGGTGCAATGATGGATGTAGCACTAATTAACGATGGTCCAGTCACAATTCTTCTAGAGTCAAAATAA
- a CDS encoding RelA/SpoT family protein, with translation MAKEQILTPEDVFELVKSYMNDENVAFVKKAYELARDAHIEQFRSSGEPYIIHPVQVAGILAELQMDPETVAAGFLHDVVEDTDFTRDDLVREFGEEVAVLVDGVTKLGKIKYLSKEAQQAENHRKMFVAMAQDIRVILIKLADRLHNMRTLKHLPAEKQRRISKETLEIFAPLAHRLGISTVKWELEDTALRYLNPQQYYRIVSLMKKKRDEREAYLENVMAEMKSQLNEVEIDADVYGRPKHIYSIYRKMVLQKKQFNEIYDLLAIRVLVDSIKDCYAVLGIVHTLWKPMPGRFKDYIAMPKQNLYQSLHTTVIGPYGDPLEVQIRTKEMHKIAEYGIAAHWAYKEGKNVDHQKQNVDQKLTWFREILEFQNESSNAEEFMESLKFDLFSDMVYVFTPEGDVIELPAGSVPIDFAYRVHSEVGNRTIGAKINGKMVPLDTPLKTGDIIEILTSKQSFGPSRDWLKIAQSSQAKNKIKQFFKRHLREENIIKGKEMIEKEIRAQDFDLKETMSSENLKRVCDKFNYTNEEDLYAAVGVSGITAQQIVNRLAEKRRKEREQEEALEKIEQKMKNPIPQKRTESGVIVKGIDNMLIRLSRCCTPVPGDDIVGFITKGRGVSVHREDCPNIQIEDEQERLIEVEWEHGVIPEKKEYPVDIEVSAFDRPGILNEIMQIVSETKTNILAVSGRADREKMATIHLTISISNISHLHKVVERIKQTPDIYSVQRVIN, from the coding sequence ATGGCGAAAGAGCAAATTTTGACTCCTGAGGACGTTTTTGAGTTAGTCAAATCCTACATGAATGATGAAAATGTCGCATTCGTGAAAAAAGCATATGAATTAGCAAGGGATGCCCATATTGAGCAATTCCGTAGCTCTGGTGAACCGTATATTATTCACCCAGTACAAGTAGCAGGTATTTTAGCTGAATTACAAATGGACCCAGAAACTGTAGCGGCAGGTTTTTTACATGATGTTGTCGAAGATACGGATTTTACGCGGGATGATTTGGTACGTGAATTTGGCGAAGAGGTAGCTGTGCTTGTTGATGGTGTTACCAAACTAGGGAAAATTAAATATTTATCAAAAGAGGCGCAGCAGGCTGAAAATCATCGGAAAATGTTTGTGGCTATGGCACAGGATATCCGTGTCATCCTCATTAAGCTAGCAGACCGTCTTCATAATATGCGTACGTTAAAGCATTTACCTGCTGAAAAGCAACGACGTATTTCAAAAGAGACGCTAGAGATTTTTGCACCACTTGCACATCGTCTTGGAATATCGACTGTAAAATGGGAGCTTGAAGATACAGCACTGCGCTATTTAAACCCACAGCAATATTATCGTATTGTCAGTCTGATGAAGAAAAAACGTGATGAACGTGAAGCTTATTTAGAAAATGTGATGGCTGAGATGAAATCACAACTGAATGAGGTTGAAATTGACGCAGATGTCTATGGTCGACCAAAACATATTTACAGTATCTATCGAAAAATGGTGCTACAAAAGAAACAGTTTAATGAAATTTATGATTTATTAGCCATTCGTGTTCTTGTCGATAGTATTAAAGATTGCTATGCCGTATTAGGGATTGTGCATACACTCTGGAAACCAATGCCAGGGCGCTTTAAAGACTACATTGCTATGCCAAAACAAAACCTGTACCAGTCCCTGCACACGACCGTTATTGGTCCTTATGGTGACCCATTGGAGGTACAGATTCGCACGAAGGAAATGCATAAAATTGCAGAGTACGGGATTGCGGCACACTGGGCGTATAAAGAAGGTAAAAACGTCGATCATCAAAAGCAGAATGTCGATCAAAAATTAACATGGTTCCGCGAAATTTTAGAGTTCCAAAATGAATCTTCCAACGCAGAAGAATTTATGGAATCCTTAAAATTTGATTTATTTTCTGATATGGTTTATGTATTTACACCTGAAGGCGATGTCATTGAATTGCCAGCAGGTTCTGTTCCTATTGATTTTGCTTATCGTGTCCATTCAGAAGTCGGAAATCGTACGATTGGGGCGAAAATCAATGGGAAAATGGTACCGCTTGATACACCATTAAAAACAGGTGATATCATTGAAATTTTAACTTCTAAACAATCCTTTGGTCCGAGTCGCGATTGGCTAAAAATAGCACAATCCTCTCAGGCGAAAAATAAGATTAAGCAATTCTTTAAGCGACATCTGCGTGAAGAAAATATTATCAAAGGTAAAGAAATGATTGAAAAAGAAATCCGTGCGCAGGATTTCGATTTAAAGGAAACAATGTCTTCTGAAAACCTCAAACGTGTATGCGATAAATTTAACTATACAAATGAAGAAGATTTGTATGCGGCAGTTGGCGTGAGTGGCATTACAGCGCAGCAGATAGTAAATCGTCTAGCAGAAAAACGTCGTAAAGAGCGTGAGCAGGAAGAAGCTTTAGAGAAAATCGAACAAAAAATGAAAAATCCAATTCCACAAAAACGGACGGAATCCGGTGTTATTGTAAAGGGCATTGACAATATGCTTATTCGACTTTCTCGTTGCTGTACACCTGTTCCTGGTGATGATATTGTAGGCTTTATTACGAAGGGTAGAGGTGTTTCTGTCCATCGTGAGGACTGTCCAAATATTCAAATAGAGGATGAGCAGGAGCGCTTAATTGAAGTGGAATGGGAGCATGGTGTCATTCCTGAGAAAAAAGAATATCCAGTCGATATCGAAGTATCAGCCTTTGATCGACCTGGTATATTAAATGAAATTATGCAAATTGTTAGTGAGACAAAAACAAATATTTTGGCAGTCAGTGGTCGTGCTGACCGTGAAAAAATGGCAACAATTCATTTAACAATTTCTATTTCAAACATCTCACATTTGCATAAGGTTGTTGAGCGAATTAAACAAACACCTGATATTTATTCAGTGCAGCGTGTCATTAACTAA
- a CDS encoding pseudouridine-5'-phosphate glycosidase, with amino-acid sequence MKEFIVLSEEVKAGQAKGLPIVALESTIISHGMPYPQNVQTAREVEQIIRDNGAVPATIALIDGKIKIGLSDEELEMFGNAQGVAKASRRDLGFLLATKKLGATTVAATMICAELAGIEIFVTGGIGGVHRGAETTMDISADLEELAQTNVAVICAGAKSILDIGLTLEYLETKGVPVVGYGTDELPAFYTRQSGFDVNFQLDTPEEIAAMLSAKWQLGLKGGAVIANPIPEAEALEHTFITNIIEKALVEAEENGIQGKNVTPFLLGKVKELTEGKSLDANIALVKNNAVVGAKIAVAYNQLH; translated from the coding sequence ATGAAAGAATTCATCGTATTATCAGAAGAAGTAAAAGCAGGACAAGCAAAAGGTCTACCAATCGTTGCATTAGAATCAACAATTATTTCACACGGTATGCCATACCCACAAAACGTGCAAACTGCGCGTGAAGTTGAGCAAATTATTCGCGATAATGGTGCAGTCCCTGCAACCATTGCATTAATTGATGGAAAAATTAAAATCGGTCTATCAGATGAAGAACTAGAAATGTTCGGTAATGCTCAAGGTGTTGCGAAAGCTTCACGTCGTGACTTAGGTTTCTTACTAGCAACGAAAAAATTAGGTGCTACAACAGTTGCAGCGACAATGATCTGTGCAGAGCTTGCAGGTATTGAAATCTTTGTAACAGGCGGAATTGGTGGTGTACACCGCGGTGCTGAAACAACAATGGATATCTCTGCTGACTTAGAAGAATTAGCACAAACAAATGTTGCCGTTATCTGTGCGGGCGCAAAATCAATTTTAGATATCGGTCTTACACTAGAATATCTTGAAACAAAAGGTGTGCCAGTGGTTGGTTATGGTACGGATGAATTACCAGCATTCTACACACGTCAAAGTGGTTTCGATGTAAACTTCCAATTGGATACACCTGAGGAAATTGCAGCAATGCTATCTGCGAAATGGCAATTAGGCTTAAAAGGTGGCGCAGTCATTGCAAATCCAATTCCTGAGGCGGAAGCATTAGAGCATACATTTATTACAAACATTATTGAAAAAGCTTTAGTTGAAGCGGAAGAGAATGGCATTCAAGGTAAAAACGTTACACCATTCTTACTTGGCAAAGTGAAAGAATTAACAGAAGGTAAAAGTCTTGATGCCAATATTGCATTAGTGAAAAACAATGCAGTAGTCGGCGCCAAAATTGCTGTAGCTTATAATCAATTACATTAA
- a CDS encoding carbohydrate kinase, translating into MNEREQAVLALIRQNPFMSQQEMADTMNLSRPVLANLVSSLTKQGKIVGRAYILPEENEIICIGGANLDRKFHVKGNVQFGTSNPASSSFSVGGVGRNIAENLGRLNHQVTLLTTAGKDADWQVIQEASESFMNLRYVEQLAEASTGSYTAIMDEQGELALAVANMEVYDLLLPSLLKKHETMLVNAGCFILDLNCPKETVAYIQQVAIARAIPLVIVPVSSPKMNRLPETLQGVTWFICNTDEAETIVGHKIENATHYEKALQQLLQLGAEHVIITAGSKGVYAASTTIAPHQFAAKVIDKIEDVTGAGDAFVSAVIHSWLTGQSFETCIDAGLTNAKNTLASPYTVRPELSVDLLKNEMEE; encoded by the coding sequence ATGAATGAAAGAGAACAGGCGGTGCTTGCTTTAATTCGCCAGAATCCGTTTATGTCTCAGCAAGAAATGGCAGATACAATGAATCTGTCACGTCCCGTGCTTGCTAATTTAGTGTCTAGTTTAACGAAGCAAGGAAAAATTGTAGGTCGTGCTTATATTTTACCCGAGGAAAATGAAATTATTTGCATCGGTGGAGCTAATTTAGACCGCAAATTCCATGTAAAGGGCAATGTTCAATTTGGAACATCTAACCCTGCCAGTTCTTCCTTTAGTGTAGGTGGCGTTGGTCGAAATATTGCTGAAAACTTAGGCAGATTAAACCACCAAGTGACTTTGCTAACAACGGCAGGGAAAGATGCTGATTGGCAAGTGATCCAAGAAGCTTCGGAATCCTTTATGAATCTACGTTATGTAGAGCAGCTAGCAGAGGCTTCTACGGGTTCTTATACTGCCATAATGGATGAACAAGGTGAGCTAGCACTAGCTGTAGCGAATATGGAGGTTTATGACCTTCTGTTACCTAGCTTGTTGAAAAAACATGAAACAATGCTAGTGAACGCGGGATGTTTTATTTTGGATTTAAACTGTCCAAAAGAAACAGTGGCGTATATCCAGCAAGTAGCCATTGCTCGTGCTATTCCACTTGTCATTGTGCCGGTATCTTCGCCAAAAATGAATCGACTACCTGAAACATTACAAGGCGTAACTTGGTTTATTTGTAACACAGATGAAGCGGAAACGATTGTTGGACATAAAATTGAAAACGCTACCCATTATGAAAAAGCATTACAACAGCTTCTACAACTAGGTGCTGAACATGTCATTATCACGGCTGGCAGTAAGGGCGTTTATGCAGCATCTACAACGATTGCGCCTCATCAATTTGCTGCCAAAGTGATTGACAAAATTGAAGATGTAACAGGAGCAGGAGATGCCTTTGTCAGCGCTGTCATTCACAGTTGGTTGACTGGACAATCTTTTGAGACATGTATTGATGCTGGATTAACCAATGCAAAAAATACATTGGCATCTCCTTATACAGTAAGACCTGAATTATCAGTAGATTTGTTGAAAAATGAAATGGAGGAATAA
- a CDS encoding MFS transporter — translation MKRVHYSWFILIVTFFSIIVAGITMSSSGVFIDPLEKEFHWDRSTIALAFAVSLFLYGISGPFMAALLEVIGLKKMMLSAMATLVVGMTLTFLMSQSWQLIVIWGGIIGLGASLFLTVLSPYVANHWFVKRRGLAVGILTASTATGQLILLPVLAIIIEHYSWRWAIALMLLLSTIMFFMIAIFIKNKPQDIGLTPYGQEETIEEHPIQQKKNPISMAFYGLLEAIKVKAFWLLAGSFFICGLSTSGLIGTHFVSYCISFGVPLVTAASLLSFMGVFNLLGTTASGWLSDRFDNRWLLFWYYMLRGASLLLLPYALAQGSFVLLTIFTIFYGLDWIATVPPTISMTRQIFGMHKSSIIYGWIFASHQAGAAVAAYGGGLIYKFFNSYTWAFFLAGMFCAMASLFVIIVKKQTPQQASTNKS, via the coding sequence GTGAAGCGTGTTCATTATAGTTGGTTTATTTTGATCGTCACATTTTTCTCGATTATTGTCGCAGGGATTACGATGTCATCATCTGGTGTGTTTATCGATCCCCTTGAAAAAGAATTTCACTGGGATCGTTCAACCATTGCTTTAGCTTTCGCTGTAAGTTTGTTTTTATATGGCATATCTGGACCATTTATGGCTGCACTACTTGAAGTCATTGGTTTAAAGAAAATGATGCTCAGCGCCATGGCCACTTTAGTAGTAGGAATGACTTTAACATTTTTGATGAGTCAATCTTGGCAGTTAATCGTTATTTGGGGAGGTATTATTGGTCTTGGAGCGAGTCTATTTTTAACGGTGCTTAGTCCATATGTTGCGAATCATTGGTTTGTAAAACGCAGAGGGTTAGCAGTTGGTATTTTAACGGCAAGTACAGCCACGGGTCAGTTAATTTTACTGCCAGTGCTAGCTATCATCATCGAACACTATTCTTGGCGATGGGCTATCGCATTAATGCTACTCCTTAGTACAATAATGTTCTTCATGATTGCTATTTTTATTAAAAATAAGCCCCAGGATATTGGTTTGACACCTTATGGACAAGAAGAGACTATAGAAGAACATCCAATACAGCAAAAAAAGAATCCAATAAGCATGGCTTTTTATGGTTTATTAGAGGCGATTAAGGTTAAAGCGTTTTGGTTACTAGCAGGCAGCTTTTTTATTTGTGGTCTATCGACAAGCGGATTAATTGGTACTCATTTTGTCTCTTATTGTATTAGCTTTGGTGTTCCTTTAGTTACCGCTGCATCACTTCTTTCCTTTATGGGCGTTTTTAATTTATTAGGCACGACTGCCTCTGGCTGGTTATCTGATCGCTTCGATAATCGTTGGTTATTGTTTTGGTATTACATGTTAAGAGGCGCTTCTCTTTTATTACTTCCTTATGCACTCGCGCAAGGGTCTTTTGTTTTACTAACGATTTTCACCATCTTTTATGGACTAGATTGGATTGCTACTGTGCCACCAACCATCAGTATGACACGACAAATTTTTGGTATGCATAAAAGTAGTATTATCTACGGCTGGATATTCGCCTCCCATCAAGCAGGAGCGGCGGTTGCAGCGTATGGTGGAGGGTTGATTTATAAATTTTTTAATTCCTATACGTGGGCTTTTTTCCTTGCAGGGATGTTTTGTGCAATGGCCAGTTTATTCGTCATCATTGTTAAAAAGCAAACACCCCAGCAAGCATCAACAAATAAAAGTTGA
- a CDS encoding MarR family winged helix-turn-helix transcriptional regulator codes for MKNQLKNIDYTQICVCANLRKKTRVVTQLYDKLLQPTGLKVTQYSMLAHIDLQQAVSISRLGEILQLDQTTVTRNINLLKQHGYVELKRDTNDARTKKITLTEEGLEKLHEAAPIWQGIQDRIIEDIGTEKYADFYDTLRTMQKIIQAYDEV; via the coding sequence ATGAAGAATCAACTTAAAAATATTGATTATACACAAATATGTGTTTGTGCAAACCTTAGAAAGAAAACAAGGGTTGTCACGCAATTATATGATAAGCTGCTACAGCCTACTGGTTTAAAAGTTACACAATATTCGATGCTTGCACATATCGACCTTCAACAAGCTGTGTCAATCAGCCGTTTAGGTGAAATATTACAACTCGATCAAACCACTGTAACACGTAATATTAATCTATTAAAGCAACATGGCTATGTTGAATTAAAGCGAGATACAAATGATGCTCGCACAAAAAAAATTACGCTCACTGAGGAAGGCTTAGAAAAGCTACATGAAGCCGCACCTATCTGGCAAGGAATTCAAGATAGAATCATCGAGGATATTGGAACCGAAAAATACGCAGATTTCTACGATACCTTGCGAACAATGCAAAAAATTATTCAAGCATATGACGAAGTATAA
- a CDS encoding adenine phosphoribosyltransferase produces MDLKQYVTTVENWPKEGITFRDITTIMDNGSAYKYATDQIVEYAKEVGAEIVVGPEARGFIIGCPVAYALEIGFAPVRKPGKLPREVISADYGLEYGKDTLTMHHDAIKPGQKVLICDDLLATGGTVEATVRLVEQLGGQVVGCAFLIELLELNGREKLGDLNIKTLIQY; encoded by the coding sequence ATGGATTTAAAGCAATACGTTACAACGGTTGAAAACTGGCCAAAAGAAGGCATTACTTTTAGAGATATTACGACAATTATGGATAATGGATCTGCTTACAAATATGCAACAGATCAAATTGTAGAATATGCAAAAGAAGTGGGAGCTGAAATTGTGGTTGGCCCTGAAGCTCGTGGGTTTATTATCGGTTGCCCAGTTGCCTATGCACTTGAAATTGGCTTTGCACCTGTTCGTAAACCAGGTAAATTACCACGTGAGGTGATTAGTGCGGACTATGGTCTAGAGTATGGAAAAGATACATTAACAATGCATCACGATGCGATTAAGCCTGGTCAAAAGGTGTTAATCTGTGATGATTTACTAGCTACTGGAGGAACAGTTGAAGCAACAGTACGTTTAGTGGAACAATTAGGTGGTCAAGTAGTCGGCTGCGCATTTCTAATCGAACTTTTAGAATTAAATGGTCGCGAGAAGCTTGGCGATTTAAATATTAAAACACTTATTCAATATTAA